One genomic region from Saprospiraceae bacterium encodes:
- a CDS encoding peptidase dimerization domain-containing protein: MIRILLSIVVLYTFLPLGAQKPLTQVKIEALKKEVQDKINGQQKMAQVMVDKIFSFAELGFQEVETSNYICNILEKNGFEVTKGISGVPTAWWAKWGSGHPIIAIGSDLDCIPKASQKPGVAFHDPIVEGAPGHGEGHNSGVPLNILSVLSVKEVMQREKMSGTLILWPGVAEELVATKAFYTRDGYFDSVDLCIFTHVNNNLSVSYGQAQGTGLISVEYEFEGEAAHAGMAPWRGRSAADAVELMSIGWQYQREHLDPLQRSHSVITNGGDQPNVVPSKASIWYYFRHITYPQIMNLYEKANRIADGAAMMTGTKVSHKILGSAWPRHFNQPMAELAYQNIKKVGLPSWTDQDQAMAKALQVEVGSPQKDGLAIKLDTLEAPKSNPVSGGSDDIGDISWKLPTITLGYPSNIPGLQGHHWSNAVAMATPVAHKGVVAGAKVEAMTLLDILTTPNFTQKAWDYFRNEQGMEIKYTPMVGKEDKPAIYLNKEIMDTYRPQLKPYYYDETKYSSYLEQLGIKYPTIKSKS; this comes from the coding sequence ATGATCAGAATTCTGCTCTCAATAGTAGTGCTCTATACATTTCTGCCATTAGGTGCCCAAAAACCGCTGACCCAGGTCAAAATAGAAGCATTAAAAAAGGAAGTACAGGACAAGATCAATGGGCAACAAAAAATGGCTCAGGTGATGGTAGATAAAATATTCAGCTTTGCTGAACTAGGTTTCCAGGAAGTAGAAACTTCCAACTATATCTGCAACATTTTAGAAAAAAATGGATTTGAAGTGACCAAAGGAATTTCTGGAGTACCGACAGCCTGGTGGGCTAAATGGGGTAGTGGACATCCTATCATTGCCATTGGATCTGATCTCGATTGTATACCCAAAGCTTCTCAAAAACCGGGTGTGGCCTTTCATGATCCTATCGTCGAAGGCGCTCCAGGTCATGGAGAAGGTCATAACAGTGGCGTGCCGCTTAACATCCTTAGTGTATTGTCGGTCAAGGAAGTTATGCAAAGAGAAAAAATGTCGGGAACATTAATCTTATGGCCTGGTGTGGCTGAAGAATTGGTTGCCACTAAAGCTTTTTACACCCGCGATGGATATTTTGACTCGGTAGACTTATGCATTTTCACTCATGTCAATAACAACTTGTCCGTATCCTATGGTCAGGCGCAAGGCACTGGCCTGATCTCTGTGGAATATGAATTTGAAGGTGAAGCTGCCCACGCCGGCATGGCTCCCTGGAGAGGACGGAGTGCCGCCGATGCTGTGGAATTGATGAGTATTGGGTGGCAATATCAAAGAGAGCATTTGGACCCCCTTCAAAGGTCACATTCTGTCATCACCAATGGAGGGGATCAGCCCAATGTAGTTCCTTCAAAAGCATCTATCTGGTATTATTTTAGACATATTACCTATCCTCAGATCATGAATCTGTACGAAAAAGCCAATCGTATAGCGGACGGAGCAGCAATGATGACAGGCACTAAAGTGAGCCATAAAATATTAGGCTCTGCCTGGCCCAGGCATTTTAATCAACCTATGGCAGAACTCGCTTATCAAAACATAAAAAAAGTGGGCCTGCCTTCCTGGACTGACCAAGATCAGGCTATGGCGAAAGCATTGCAGGTCGAAGTTGGATCTCCGCAAAAGGATGGCCTCGCTATTAAACTGGATACGCTGGAAGCACCTAAAAGCAATCCTGTCAGCGGAGGTTCGGACGATATTGGCGATATATCCTGGAAGTTACCTACTATCACCCTGGGGTATCCATCTAATATACCCGGATTGCAAGGTCATCACTGGTCCAATGCCGTAGCGATGGCTACCCCAGTAGCCCATAAAGGCGTGGTCGCAGGTGCAAAAGTAGAAGCGATGACCCTTTTAGATATACTGACTACACCCAATTTTACTCAAAAGGCCTGGGATTATTTTCGCAATGAGCAGGGTATGGAAATAAAATACACACCAATGGTAGGTAAAGAAGACAAACCCGCCATCTATCTCAATAAAGAAATCATGGATACCTACAGACCCCAGCTCAAGCCCTATTATTATGATGAGACAAAATATAGCAGCTACCTGGAGCAACTGGGCATCAAATACCCCACTATTAAGTCCAAGTCTTAG
- a CDS encoding SDR family oxidoreductase: MDLGIQQKVFLITGGAKGIGRAIAHTLVAEQAIPVIMDKDDKAGMLLMQELKEAGGHSIFLKTDLTEFDQCMDGVNLTVKHFGRLDGLLNNAGINDNIGLEHGNPEAFEMSLQKNLMHYYNMAYLCLPHLKASKGTILNTSSKTAITGQGGTSGYVCAKAGILGLTRDWAAELLKYSIRVNALVPAEVWTPLYEWWVGTFPDPQAKKELIASQIPFEKRFTTPQEIADMAVFLLSPRASHITGQHVFVDGGYTHLDRALTQS, translated from the coding sequence ATGGATTTAGGTATACAACAAAAAGTCTTCCTCATCACAGGAGGGGCAAAAGGCATCGGTAGAGCTATAGCCCATACACTCGTTGCGGAGCAAGCCATTCCCGTGATCATGGACAAAGATGATAAAGCTGGAATGCTGCTGATGCAAGAACTCAAAGAAGCAGGTGGTCATTCTATTTTTCTCAAAACAGACCTTACAGAATTTGATCAATGTATGGACGGTGTCAATCTCACTGTCAAACATTTCGGACGGTTAGATGGATTGCTTAATAATGCTGGCATCAATGACAACATAGGTCTTGAACATGGCAATCCGGAAGCTTTCGAGATGAGTCTGCAAAAAAACCTGATGCATTATTACAATATGGCCTATCTATGTCTGCCTCATCTAAAAGCATCAAAAGGGACTATACTCAACACCAGTTCAAAGACTGCTATCACCGGACAAGGAGGTACCTCGGGGTATGTATGTGCCAAAGCCGGGATCCTCGGACTGACCAGGGATTGGGCAGCAGAATTATTAAAATACAGCATTCGGGTCAATGCTTTGGTACCGGCAGAAGTCTGGACTCCGCTCTATGAATGGTGGGTAGGCACTTTTCCTGATCCTCAAGCTAAAAAAGAACTCATTGCATCTCAAATTCCATTTGAAAAAAGATTTACCACTCCTCAGGAGATAGCGGACATGGCAGTATTTTTATTATCTCCGAGGGCCTCTCATATCACCGGTCAGCACGTGTTTGTGGATGGTGGTTATACTCACCTCGACCGAGCTCTGACCCAATCATAA
- a CDS encoding fumarylacetoacetate hydrolase family protein, translated as MKLIRFGPTDLEKPGLILSDGRYIDVSDVIPDYDESFFTSGQIQELKDYVDSGADFVEVDPSTRLGPPLARPSKLICIGLNYAQHAKETGAEIPKEPVIFFKSTSSICGPNDDVLIPPGSIKTDYEVELAFIIGKKGSYIPLEQVDEYIFGYCLHNDYSERAYQLERGGQWVKGKSCDHFAPLGPFILTSDEMPDPQNLTLWTKLNGEMVQNSTTADMVYNIRFLVHYLSQFMSLLPGDVISTGTPFGVGMGRNPQRFVHQGDIIEIGVDLLGSSRQIARNVVLLP; from the coding sequence ATGAAACTGATTCGATTTGGACCAACGGACCTGGAAAAGCCAGGATTGATATTATCTGACGGAAGATATATAGATGTTAGTGATGTGATACCGGATTATGATGAGTCATTTTTTACCTCAGGTCAAATACAGGAGTTAAAGGATTATGTCGATAGTGGGGCTGATTTTGTAGAGGTCGATCCGTCTACGAGGCTCGGTCCTCCGTTAGCGCGACCATCCAAGCTGATCTGTATTGGTCTCAATTATGCACAGCATGCCAAGGAGACTGGAGCAGAGATCCCAAAAGAGCCAGTCATATTCTTTAAATCGACTAGTTCGATCTGCGGGCCTAATGATGATGTTTTGATACCTCCGGGTTCAATAAAAACAGATTACGAAGTCGAGCTGGCATTTATCATTGGCAAAAAAGGCTCTTACATACCTTTGGAACAGGTAGACGAGTATATTTTTGGCTATTGTCTGCACAATGATTATAGTGAGCGTGCATATCAATTAGAGCGTGGAGGTCAATGGGTCAAAGGTAAGAGTTGTGATCATTTTGCCCCTCTCGGCCCTTTTATCCTTACTTCGGATGAGATGCCAGACCCTCAAAATCTGACATTATGGACCAAACTTAATGGTGAAATGGTCCAAAATTCAACCACTGCAGACATGGTTTATAATATAAGATTCCTGGTACACTACCTTAGTCAGTTTATGAGCTTATTGCCAGGAGATGTGATCAGTACAGGTACACCCTTTGGCGTAGGTATGGGTAGAAACCCACAAAGATTTGTGCATCAAGGAGATATCATTGAGATAGGTGTAGATCTTTTAGGGTCATCTAGGCAAATAGCAAGGAATGTTGTATTATTGCCGTGA
- a CDS encoding outer membrane beta-barrel protein, translating to MKPIITFFVLLVTTSFMLGQTNLELSLGPTWSNVSMTGLDAALRPQRTMHPGLEIQALIHQSFGESSFGFSSGIKYKEKGFILDENMAMNLFNLPINVGIQANTTMRYIEAPLNLEYTIDAGPAKIYAFAGPTLGYALSGDVRTKANFLVDININKTDLNLNDNMYNRLELGANLGVGTAISFGSGSILFQASYSQGLNRVLDNTLVDLKLKNYGFGINIGYKIML from the coding sequence ATGAAACCGATTATTACATTTTTCGTACTCCTGGTGACCACCTCTTTTATGCTAGGTCAGACCAATCTTGAACTATCACTCGGTCCTACCTGGTCCAATGTATCCATGACTGGATTGGATGCTGCACTTCGTCCCCAAAGGACTATGCATCCTGGTCTTGAAATCCAGGCATTGATCCACCAATCTTTTGGTGAAAGCTCCTTTGGTTTTTCAAGTGGAATAAAATATAAAGAAAAAGGATTTATCCTCGATGAAAACATGGCTATGAATCTTTTCAATTTACCAATTAATGTCGGCATTCAGGCTAATACCACCATGAGATATATTGAAGCACCATTAAACTTAGAGTACACCATCGATGCCGGTCCTGCCAAAATCTATGCGTTCGCAGGACCGACCCTGGGTTATGCCCTAAGTGGTGATGTTCGCACCAAAGCTAATTTTTTAGTGGATATCAATATTAATAAGACCGACTTGAACCTGAATGACAACATGTACAACAGGCTCGAGCTTGGAGCAAACTTAGGTGTAGGCACAGCCATATCGTTTGGCAGCGGATCGATCTTGTTTCAAGCCAGTTATAGCCAGGGATTAAACAGAGTTTTAGATAATACTTTGGTGGATTTAAAACTAAAAAATTATGGTTTTGGCATAAATATTGGATATAAAATAATGTTGTAA
- a CDS encoding glucose 1-dehydrogenase, with protein sequence MFDLNKKNVVITGAGSGIGQSIAMVLASQGAYVFIFDANMQAAESTVNQIKLSGGQAEAYEIDVTDLTLIIDTIQSIEAHRPIDILINNAGIGHIGTAQSTTPQEYDKVQDINVKGYFHMINAVIPYMVERNKGNILNIASVAGSVGISERFAYSVSKGAVLAMTRSVAKDYVRHGIRCNSISPGRVHTPFVDGYIAKTYPGKEKEIFEQLAKTQPIGRMGAPEEIAHLALYLCSDESAFVTGTDFPIDGGFITLNS encoded by the coding sequence ATGTTTGATCTGAATAAAAAAAATGTAGTGATCACCGGAGCTGGTAGCGGCATAGGCCAATCTATAGCTATGGTATTAGCCTCCCAGGGAGCCTATGTATTTATTTTTGATGCCAATATGCAGGCTGCCGAATCTACTGTCAATCAAATCAAACTATCGGGTGGTCAGGCAGAGGCCTACGAGATTGATGTCACTGACCTGACTTTGATCATTGACACTATTCAATCTATCGAAGCTCATCGTCCGATTGACATCCTCATCAATAATGCCGGCATAGGACATATTGGGACCGCTCAAAGCACTACCCCTCAGGAGTATGATAAAGTACAGGATATCAATGTAAAAGGATATTTTCACATGATCAACGCCGTTATACCATATATGGTCGAGCGAAACAAAGGTAATATCCTTAATATAGCTTCAGTTGCAGGTTCGGTAGGCATCAGTGAGCGCTTTGCATATTCAGTTTCCAAAGGAGCTGTATTGGCTATGACCCGCTCTGTGGCTAAAGATTATGTCCGTCACGGGATACGATGCAACAGCATAAGCCCTGGAAGAGTGCATACCCCTTTTGTGGATGGATACATAGCCAAAACTTATCCCGGCAAAGAAAAAGAAATCTTCGAACAGCTCGCAAAAACCCAACCCATAGGCCGCATGGGAGCACCTGAAGAGATTGCACACCTGGCCTTGTACTTGTGTAGCGATGAGTCAGCCTTTGTGACAGGCACCGACTTTCCGATAGACGGAGGTTTTATCACTTTAAACTCTTGA
- a CDS encoding L-rhamnose mutarotase has protein sequence MARNCFALDLKNDPEIISEYEKYHEAVWPDILQSLRDSGILEMEIYRVLNRLFMVVEGDESFSFEKKMILDKNNPRVQEWEELMWNYQEGLPGLPPGSKWMPAKLVFKL, from the coding sequence ATGGCGCGTAATTGTTTTGCTCTGGACCTCAAAAATGATCCTGAAATTATCTCTGAATACGAAAAATATCATGAAGCTGTATGGCCCGATATTTTACAAAGTCTTAGAGATTCCGGCATACTGGAAATGGAAATATACAGAGTACTCAACAGGCTTTTTATGGTCGTCGAGGGTGATGAATCTTTTAGTTTTGAGAAAAAAATGATTTTGGATAAAAACAATCCCAGAGTACAGGAATGGGAGGAACTCATGTGGAACTATCAGGAAGGACTGCCAGGCCTTCCACCAGGCTCCAAATGGATGCCTGCTAAGCTTGTATTTAAGTTATAA
- a CDS encoding TIGR00730 family Rossman fold protein, whose product MILEKKTRIIPTGEFVFLDGPKPRTFEFIFAFKVWKEFIKGFRTLHFIGPAITVFGGARFKPGEHYYEKAVEVGKAIAELGFATVTGGGPGIMEAANKGAFENGGLSIGINILLPFEQHGNPYVHKTVTINYFFVRKTLLLKYSYAFIVMPGGFGTMDELFETITLMQTDIVTDFPVVLIGKQYWNKLFDFMEVMNEHKTISPEDKYLLKVTDSIDEAMDYIQKYVGDNYKVEKRNKPLWWLFEKS is encoded by the coding sequence ATTATCTTGGAAAAAAAGACACGGATCATCCCCACCGGAGAATTTGTTTTTTTGGATGGACCTAAGCCGAGGACCTTTGAATTTATCTTTGCATTCAAAGTTTGGAAAGAGTTTATCAAAGGATTCCGGACACTTCATTTCATTGGCCCGGCGATAACTGTTTTTGGAGGGGCCAGGTTCAAACCCGGTGAGCATTATTATGAGAAAGCTGTTGAGGTTGGAAAAGCTATCGCTGAGCTTGGATTTGCCACTGTGACTGGAGGAGGACCTGGTATCATGGAAGCGGCCAATAAGGGAGCTTTTGAAAACGGCGGATTATCAATTGGCATCAATATACTTTTACCATTTGAGCAACATGGCAATCCTTATGTTCATAAAACGGTGACAATCAATTACTTTTTTGTCAGAAAAACTTTATTGCTTAAATATTCTTATGCTTTTATAGTGATGCCCGGAGGTTTTGGTACCATGGATGAGCTCTTTGAAACGATCACTTTGATGCAAACAGATATTGTTACAGACTTTCCTGTCGTATTGATAGGTAAACAATACTGGAACAAACTATTTGATTTTATGGAAGTAATGAACGAACACAAAACCATTTCACCAGAGGACAAATATCTTTTAAAAGTGACTGACTCCATCGATGAAGCTATGGATTACATCCAAAAGTATGTAGGGGACAATTATAAGGTTGAAAAAAGAAATAAACCTTTGTGGTGGTTATTTGAGAAGTCTTGA
- a CDS encoding amidohydrolase family protein, giving the protein MHIIDSHQHFWKYNEADYDWIDDSMPALKQDFFPNDLKPIYEHNGIDACIAVQALSSEVETNTLLKLATDHDFIKGVVGWVDLCNPNVLQRLEYYAQFEKFKGVRMVLQGEEDGFMEQSTFLHGMNLLAPLNLTYDILIYPKHLFTAYHLAKKFPQQKFIIDHLAKPAIRQHQFDNWSELMANFHDLPNVYCKISGMVTEADWKKWQYTDFTPALDTVTEVFGADRLMYGSDWPVCLLAGSYKNVLDIAKTYFGEFSAEQQKKIFYKNAIQFYNLDVSWI; this is encoded by the coding sequence ATGCATATAATAGATAGTCACCAGCATTTCTGGAAATACAATGAGGCGGATTACGATTGGATAGATGATAGTATGCCAGCTCTCAAGCAAGATTTTTTCCCTAACGACTTAAAACCCATCTATGAGCACAATGGTATTGATGCCTGTATAGCCGTGCAAGCATTATCATCGGAGGTGGAAACGAATACTCTGTTAAAACTTGCCACTGACCATGATTTTATCAAAGGAGTAGTTGGTTGGGTTGATTTGTGTAATCCAAATGTACTCCAAAGACTTGAGTACTATGCTCAATTTGAAAAATTTAAAGGGGTAAGGATGGTTTTGCAAGGTGAGGAAGATGGTTTCATGGAGCAAAGCACTTTTCTACATGGTATGAACTTATTAGCCCCTTTGAATCTCACTTATGATATTCTGATTTATCCAAAACACTTATTTACTGCATATCATTTGGCAAAAAAGTTTCCGCAGCAAAAATTTATCATTGACCACCTAGCTAAACCAGCGATCCGTCAACATCAATTTGACAATTGGAGTGAACTTATGGCCAACTTTCATGATCTGCCTAACGTATACTGCAAAATCTCCGGGATGGTGACAGAAGCCGATTGGAAAAAATGGCAGTATACTGATTTTACACCAGCTCTTGACACCGTGACAGAAGTCTTCGGGGCAGACAGGTTGATGTATGGTTCAGATTGGCCGGTGTGTCTCTTAGCCGGCAGCTATAAAAATGTACTTGATATTGCCAAGACTTATTTTGGTGAATTCTCTGCAGAACAACAAAAAAAGATATTCTATAAAAATGCCATTCAATTTTATAATTTAGATGTATCATGGATTTAG